In one window of Janthinobacterium sp. 1_2014MBL_MicDiv DNA:
- a CDS encoding PilZ domain-containing protein, whose translation MDGAGPVAARTLDVGPGGMSAVVADPVPTGKQGKVLFELFYDGKAHIIEARTSVSHCIFSSAGFKVGLTFQHLDMAVSSAISKFMR comes from the coding sequence ATGGATGGCGCGGGCCCCGTGGCGGCGCGCACGCTCGACGTGGGGCCGGGCGGCATGTCGGCCGTCGTGGCCGACCCGGTGCCGACAGGCAAGCAGGGCAAGGTGCTGTTCGAGCTGTTTTACGATGGCAAGGCGCATATCATCGAGGCGCGCACGTCCGTGTCGCATTGCATTTTCAGCAGTGCCGGTTTCAAGGTGGGACTCACTTTCCAGCACCTGGACATGGCCGTCAGCAGCGCCATTTCCAAGTTCATGCGCTAG
- a CDS encoding MFS transporter, producing the protein MITTNSATHLPPHVPPSLRSDARVIALVGLAHGVSHFYHLILAALFVWLKPAFGLSYAELGLLMTVFFIISGVGQALAGFVVDRFGARAVLFSGVFLLGVSALALSTAHSYAALMLGAMLAGMGNSVFHPADYTILNQRVSAARVAYGFSVHGISGNIGWALAPLFMTYVATNYDWRVALQCAAVLPFAVLLVLFLNRHAIRPEPLKKAAPGQPAGGEGTLDFLRLPAVWMCFAFFFITAIALGGIQSFASVALVKLYGMSLALATSAYTAYMLASAVGMLAGGIVGARSKQPDRNVAIAFSAAALLAVLLAMAVVPAWGAVVLMGAIGLTSGVAGPSRDLMIRAAAPKNATGRVYGVVYSGLDSGLAVGPLFFGALMDGNHPALLFVFIGVFQALAIATAVGVGGKTRAAALQKA; encoded by the coding sequence ATGATAACAACAAACTCGGCAACGCACCTGCCGCCGCATGTGCCACCATCGTTGCGCAGCGACGCGCGCGTCATCGCCCTGGTGGGCCTGGCGCATGGCGTGTCGCACTTCTACCATTTGATCCTTGCGGCCCTGTTCGTCTGGCTGAAACCCGCATTCGGCCTGTCGTATGCGGAGCTGGGCTTGCTGATGACGGTGTTTTTCATCATCTCGGGCGTGGGGCAGGCGCTGGCCGGCTTCGTCGTCGACCGTTTCGGCGCGCGCGCCGTGTTGTTTTCCGGCGTCTTCCTGCTGGGCGTGTCGGCGCTGGCCCTGTCCACGGCCCACAGCTATGCGGCCCTGATGCTGGGCGCCATGCTGGCCGGCATGGGCAACAGCGTGTTCCACCCGGCCGACTACACGATCCTCAACCAGCGCGTCTCGGCGGCCCGCGTGGCTTACGGCTTTTCCGTGCATGGCATCAGCGGCAACATCGGCTGGGCCCTGGCGCCCCTGTTCATGACGTATGTCGCTACAAATTATGACTGGCGGGTGGCGCTGCAATGCGCGGCCGTGCTGCCGTTCGCCGTGCTGCTGGTCCTGTTCCTGAACCGCCACGCCATCCGCCCCGAGCCGCTGAAGAAGGCCGCGCCGGGCCAGCCGGCCGGTGGCGAAGGCACGCTGGACTTCTTACGCCTGCCCGCCGTGTGGATGTGCTTTGCCTTCTTCTTCATTACCGCCATCGCCCTGGGCGGCATCCAGAGCTTTGCCAGCGTGGCCCTCGTCAAGCTGTATGGCATGAGCCTGGCGCTGGCCACCAGCGCCTATACGGCCTACATGTTGGCTTCGGCCGTGGGCATGCTGGCCGGCGGCATCGTCGGCGCGCGCAGCAAGCAGCCGGACCGCAACGTGGCGATCGCCTTTTCCGCCGCCGCGCTGCTGGCCGTGCTGCTGGCCATGGCCGTCGTGCCGGCCTGGGGCGCCGTCGTGCTGATGGGCGCCATCGGCTTGACCTCGGGCGTGGCGGGGCCGTCGCGCGACCTGATGATACGCGCGGCGGCGCCGAAGAATGCCACGGGGCGCGTGTATGGCGTCGTGTATTCGGGTCTCGACAGCGGCCTGGCCGTCGGCCCCCTGTTCTTTGGCGCGCTGATGGATGGCAACCATCCGGCCCTGCTGTTCGTCTTCATCGGCGTGTTCCAGGCGCTGGCCATTGCCACGGCCGTCGGCGTGGGCGGTAAAACGCGTGCCGCGGCGCTGCAAAAGGCATAG
- a CDS encoding AraC family transcriptional regulator yields the protein MCPPREAPSATIPVTMIARDLQPDEFLLPHTHPWGQVTMALEGVLRITANNSSWVLPPMRAIWIAPNVEHAVTILEKTRLRPLCIHAARAPFTGSDCKVLEVSSLLRQLIMALEQLDPGQEPAREALLAELILDELKRSGTRPIRVPLPSDKRLKTLCDSLIDKPGLNQTLEHWAQLVGASERTLARLFERELGMSFGQWRQQVRLAHAAPLIARGVPLSQVAEELGYASQSAFSAMFKKTFGSSPSAFFAQGDRI from the coding sequence ATGTGTCCGCCACGGGAGGCGCCCAGCGCGACCATCCCCGTGACCATGATCGCGCGCGACCTGCAGCCCGATGAATTTCTCTTGCCGCACACCCACCCCTGGGGCCAGGTCACCATGGCGCTGGAAGGCGTGCTGCGCATCACGGCCAACAACAGCAGCTGGGTGCTGCCGCCCATGCGCGCCATCTGGATCGCGCCGAATGTGGAACATGCCGTCACGATACTGGAAAAAACCCGCTTGCGCCCGCTGTGCATCCATGCCGCGCGCGCCCCGTTCACGGGCAGCGACTGCAAGGTACTGGAAGTGTCGAGCCTGCTGCGCCAGCTGATCATGGCGCTGGAACAACTGGATCCGGGCCAGGAACCGGCGCGCGAAGCGCTGCTGGCCGAACTGATACTCGATGAATTGAAGCGCTCGGGCACGCGTCCCATCCGCGTTCCCTTGCCCAGCGACAAGCGCCTGAAGACCCTGTGCGACAGCCTGATCGACAAGCCTGGCCTGAACCAGACGCTGGAACACTGGGCGCAGCTGGTGGGCGCCTCGGAGCGCACCCTGGCGCGGCTGTTCGAACGGGAATTGGGCATGAGTTTCGGCCAGTGGCGCCAGCAGGTGCGCCTGGCGCACGCGGCGCCGCTGATCGCGCGCGGCGTGCCGCTGTCGCAGGTGGCCGAAGAGCTGGGCTACGCCAGCCAGTCGGCCTTTTCCGCCATGTTCAAGAAGACTTTCGGCAGTTCGCCGTCGGCCTTCTTTGCCCAGGGCGACAGGATATGA
- the rraA gene encoding ribonuclease E activity regulator RraA — protein MTFATTDLCDDHAAMLDDGTLAVLPPVYRAFGQRVRFSGPATTLQVFEDNALVRSTLETPGQGHVLVIDGGGSLRRALVGGQLAVLADSNGWAGIVVDGCIRDSEEIQVCQIGVRALATHPRKSNKTGAGQRDVRVQVSGVTVQPGDWIYADADGILVARQQLD, from the coding sequence ATGACTTTTGCCACCACCGACCTGTGCGACGACCATGCTGCCATGCTGGACGACGGCACCCTGGCCGTGTTGCCGCCCGTCTACCGCGCCTTCGGCCAGCGCGTGCGTTTCAGCGGCCCCGCCACCACCTTGCAAGTGTTCGAGGACAACGCCCTCGTGCGCAGCACCCTGGAAACGCCGGGCCAGGGCCACGTGCTGGTGATCGACGGCGGCGGCAGCCTGCGCCGAGCGCTGGTGGGCGGCCAGCTGGCCGTGCTGGCCGACAGCAATGGCTGGGCCGGCATCGTCGTCGACGGCTGCATCCGCGACAGCGAGGAAATCCAGGTCTGCCAGATCGGCGTGCGGGCCCTGGCCACGCATCCGCGCAAGAGCAACAAGACGGGCGCCGGCCAGCGCGACGTGCGCGTGCAAGTCAGCGGCGTGACCGTGCAACCGGGCGACTGGATCTATGCCGATGCGGACGGCATCCTCGTGGCGCGCCAGCAACTCGATTAA
- the fliD gene encoding flagellar filament capping protein FliD: protein MFNSTINSRAYTNNTQQTTQGNISADVYAKVERQMQSQNTGVVKLNASLARDQAKFSGLGQLQSALAKFQTVAKNMSGSGLATSATPSAKDVLSATTTDKAASGSHELNVKQLAQGQTLLSGAQKSSTTPIGTGAPALVKIELGTVDGKQFTPGGGKIISLTIDSSNNSLDGIAAALKQQGIDASVVKGPDGYSLALNGKSGADSSMRISVAGDAAVSNLLAYAPGSAKGMQQTVAAQDALLTVDGKEVKSATNTLTTAIEGATIELKKKGTTDLVIAKDSSQIASNVASFVTAYNELNSKLQSLQQGDLKSDTALGQVRSQMEQVLRTASTGVPASVLGSAGVTLGKSGELVLDEKKLKAAIAADPDAVSKLFTNNGKGVADQFASKIGELTGETSIIRKEVQTVGKEITTLTNKKAVLAKALTAQAQALVKAYSAQEQMGLNSALPGYTGKNSLFDFMA from the coding sequence ATGTTTAATTCGACTATCAACAGCAGGGCCTACACCAACAATACGCAGCAGACCACGCAGGGCAATATTTCGGCCGACGTGTATGCCAAGGTCGAGCGCCAGATGCAGTCGCAGAACACGGGCGTGGTCAAGCTCAACGCCTCGCTGGCGCGCGACCAGGCCAAGTTCTCGGGCCTGGGCCAGCTGCAGTCGGCGCTGGCGAAATTCCAGACCGTGGCCAAGAACATGTCCGGCAGCGGCTTGGCCACCTCGGCCACGCCGAGCGCCAAGGATGTGCTCAGCGCCACCACCACCGACAAGGCCGCCAGCGGCAGCCACGAGCTGAACGTCAAGCAGCTGGCGCAGGGCCAGACCCTGCTCAGCGGGGCGCAGAAGTCGTCGACGACGCCGATCGGCACGGGCGCGCCGGCATTGGTCAAGATCGAACTGGGCACGGTCGACGGCAAGCAATTCACGCCCGGCGGCGGCAAGATCATTTCGCTCACCATCGACAGCAGCAACAATAGCCTGGACGGCATCGCCGCCGCGCTCAAGCAGCAGGGCATCGACGCCAGCGTCGTCAAGGGACCGGATGGCTATTCGCTGGCGCTGAACGGCAAGAGCGGCGCCGACAGCAGCATGCGCATCAGCGTGGCCGGCGACGCGGCCGTCAGCAACCTGCTCGCGTATGCGCCGGGCTCGGCCAAGGGCATGCAGCAGACGGTGGCCGCGCAAGACGCGCTGCTGACCGTCGATGGCAAGGAAGTCAAGAGCGCCACGAACACCCTGACGACGGCCATCGAAGGCGCCACCATCGAACTGAAGAAGAAGGGCACGACGGACCTTGTCATTGCCAAGGACAGCAGCCAGATCGCCAGCAACGTGGCCAGTTTCGTCACCGCCTACAATGAACTCAACAGCAAGCTGCAGAGCCTGCAGCAGGGCGACTTGAAATCCGATACGGCGCTGGGCCAGGTGCGTTCGCAGATGGAACAGGTGCTGCGCACGGCCAGCACGGGCGTGCCCGCCTCCGTTCTCGGCAGCGCTGGCGTGACCCTGGGCAAGAGCGGCGAGCTGGTGCTCGACGAGAAAAAGCTGAAGGCGGCCATCGCGGCCGATCCCGATGCCGTCAGCAAGCTGTTTACGAATAACGGCAAGGGCGTGGCCGACCAGTTCGCGAGCAAGATCGGCGAGCTGACGGGCGAAACGAGCATCATCCGCAAGGAAGTGCAAACGGTGGGCAAGGAAATCACCACCCTCACCAACAAGAAAGCCGTGCTGGCGAAGGCGTTGACGGCGCAGGCGCAGGCACTGGTGAAAGCGTATTCGGCGCAGGAACAGATGGGCTTGAATTCGGCCTTGCCCGGTTATACCGGCAAGAATTCGCTCTTCGACTTCATGGCCTGA